AGCCCTCGGTCAGCACGACCGGAAACGGCATCCGCATCAGCTGGGCCACCAGATCGAACGTGGCCGAGCCCACCACCAGACCGCGGACGGTGAGCTGGGTCATCTGCTGTAGGGGGCCTGCCTGGTTGAGGATGCCCCCGATCAGCAGGGCACCCCGCAGGTTGATATCGAGTTGATCGGAGCGGATGCTCTCGCCGGCGCCTCCGACCGTGCGCAGCATAGCGAACTCCTGCCGCCCGTTGCCCCAGATACCCTGCACCAGAGCCCCCGGCGTCTCGAGAGTCACGCTGCGTGTTCCGTCGGTGCCGATGATCATCCCCGGAAATCCCGCTCGCAGGCCAATCGGTTTGCCCCGCACCTCATACAGCAGCCGGCCGCGATGGAAGGTGACAATCCTCCCCGGGGCCGGAGCACGCACCGTGCGCCGACCGACCCCGGCCGGACCGGCGATCAGCTCGCCGGCTTCTAGGCGGTCTCCCGCCTGATGGAGCAAATAGCGTGCCACGTCTCTCTCGTGAACCCCAAGTGCTCGGACCAGATCGAGGAAGACATGGGACGGCGCCAGCTCGCCCTCGGCGATTACATCGCTGGCAAGCACCTTCTCGTTCAGGCGCGCAATCACAGTCCCTGGCGCCGGCAACTGGCGTTCCCGCCGGATCAGGGCCATCGGTATCACATGGGAGACAAGCGCAAGGATCTCCGACATCTCAGCCGTCCGCCTGCCTCGTTGCAAGACCCATACCAGGCCGGGTCATTCCACCGCCCCTATGTCCCACAGCCACTTGTGATTTAGATCCCGCCGCCGTTCCGGATCGCGGGGCAACGGCAGTGGCCGGCCGCGAGCATCGACAACGAGCCCGAGTGAGCTGCCAAATACCCGCAGCGTTCCGGCTTTGCCCGGGCCGCCGAAGCCGACATCGAAGCCCCGTTCCGGGCGGAGCATCAAACGCCCGTGCAGGGAGGGCCCCATCGGCACAACCGTCAGCTGGCCGTAGCGAATCACCCCCTCGGTGACCTCGCCATCGTCCCGCTCCAAACGCAGATGCAGGATTGGCCGTCCGACTTTTGCCCGGCCGACCGGGGAGACCACCGTTCCCAGGCTGACGAAGCTCCCGGACTCTAGCACCTGGACGCTGGCCATCGGCAGGGTGCTCATGGCAGCCCCCAGACTGGGCGCCAGGTTGTAGGGGTCGAGGACCATCGTGACGACGCCGGTCGGCTGCAGGGCGTCCAGCAGCGCAAGAGCGGCATAGCCTGGCCGGGGGGTACGCGACAGCACCCCGCCGCTGGCGACAATCCGCTCCATCGGCGGCAGGAAACCGGTTCGGTTGACCGCCTTCGGCCAGGAGGGCCGCCCGAGAACAAGGGCCACCCGCAGAAGCTCGCGGGCCAAGGCAAACTCGAGGTGCAGCTCATCCTTCTCGGCCGGCACTGTCCCCGGGCGCAGGCTCTTGTTGTAGATATAATCCCGCACCCGGCCCAGCGGCATTTCCACCGGCAGCCAGCGCTGGATGTCCTCCAGATCGGCATGCCGCAGCAGGCCGGGCAGCGAGGCCCCCAACCCGAGGTCAGTCCGCACGGTCATGTGCAACGAACCACCAAAGGAGGCAGCCAGCGTGACGTGACTGGCTCCGACATCGACGCCGAGGACACCCCGTCGCGGGTCGTAGATGTGCCCCAGGTAGCGCAGCACTCGCCCGAATCCATCGGCGGTCAGCAGCATGTGGCCTCCCGACCACTGCCGCAGTTCCTCGAGACCATTGATGCGGGAAGAGCGCAGTTCGGCAATGGCCTCGGAGACACGCTGCCGGGCCGGCGACAGGTCCTCGACCTCCAAGCTCGGACGGATGTTCGGCGCATGCAAGACCGGAACCCCTGGGCCGAAGACCTCGGTGATGGCCTGGCCGAGCAGGCGGTTGCCGGCGAAGACCACCTGCGGCCGATCCTCGTCTTGGCTCATGCCAAGGGCCAGCCCGATCGACTCGGCAATGCGCAGCACGCTCTGCCCCGCCCCGCGGTCGGTTCCCCCGGCCATCAGCACCAGATCCGGCCGGGCGCTGCGGATCAAATCGATCCGCTCTTCCTCGCGGCGGCGATCGGTCAGCAGGACTTCGCCCACGATTTCAACATACGAAGCGTCAGCTAGGCGGCGCAGGCTCTGCATCGAAACGCCGGGCATCATCCCGACCAAGACCGCCCGAACCTTGGGGCCGGCCGAGGCTGTGGCCACAAACATGTCGACCCCTGCCCCGCTGCTGCTGGCCGGCATGATTAGGTTTTCACTCTCGTCGACCAGCGGGCGCCCAGTGACTGACTGGATCTGGTCAATCGCCTGCCGCACGCCCTCGCTGATGTCGAGCAGCGGAGCCGCCGCCGTCGTCGCCGCCCGTCCTGTGGCGACCAGGCGGAAGCGTCCATCGACGACGTCGAACAAGCTGGCGCGGGTGTTCACGCTGCCCACGTCGATCGCCAGCATGGTCTCGGCTTCAACGCCCGTGTTCATCCCACGACCTGGCCTATCAGTCCGAGTATGGTGCCCCACAGAAACTGGACCCGCTGCGCCAGCACGACGACGGCCGCCAGGATGGCGCCGCCGAACATCACGCCGAAGGTGATGGCGATGAACGCCCCGCCGGCTAGCCGCACCCCGCGCTGCCAGCTGCCCATCGAGCCGGTGACTGAGAGGCCGGAAGCCTTGCGCTGGGTGAAGCGGAAGCTGGCCAGCGTCAGGAGTGTACCGGCCAACACGATGACGACGTTCGCTAGCCGCTCGATCCCGGCCTCCCCCGTCCGCGGCGCCACGGCGGTCGGGTTCAGGGTTTGAATGGCCGCCGCCGACTGCGGCAGCAGCGTTCCGGTGATCGCGCCCCCGACGACTACCGCCGCCGCCACACCCACCAGCAGCGCCACCGGCAAGCTGCCGAGGCGGGAGGACCCCGGCGAGAGTTTGAACAGTAGGAGCACCACCAGCGCGCCGGGGACCAATACGCCCACGATCAAGTCCAAATCCAACAGCCCGCCGGCGCCCGCCTGCAGCACCGGGTCGATCAAACCTGGCCACAGCACGCTGCGGATGGCAATCGCCCCGGCGTATCCGGAAGCCACTCCGATGAATAGGTAGGCTGCAATGCGAAAGAGCGGATTGTCACCGATCAGGTAGCTCAGGACCATGAGCGTCAGCAGCCCGGCCACAAGCGGGCCAATCAGGCTGTCCAGCATGGCCGCTATGTCGGTCATCGCTGGGGAGCTCGCGCCTTGCGCAAGGTTTCGACCCAGGCGACAAAGGCCGGAACGCTGCCCAGGACCATCAACACAGCCGCCGCCCAGGAGGTCAAGCCGAAGGCATTCCACAGGCCAAATGCGGCCCCAGGCCGGCCGACGCGCATCGAATAGGAAAGGGCGGCCGGCAGGCCGGACAGCATGCCATCTACCTGCGGGTTCGGGGCTTCATAGTACGGCCGGATCACCGGATCGGCGCCGGTTGTGATGACGACCACCAGCGGTGTGGCACCCAGCCAAGGCGTGGCTTGCTCGATCCAGCTGCGGGCGCTCTCGGCGTTGGCGCTGATCACCGTCACCATCCCGAAGTCTGCCAGTTCATCGACGCCGGCCAGCATCGGCACCTGCCACGGCGACTTCAGTTGCGTCCCGTCCGGCGCGGTGGGCAGAGCGTAGCCGCTGACAGGCACTGCCAACGGGTTCTGGCACCACAGCTGGATGCCGGTGGATCCCCCAGGCAGGTACCCTAGATTGACGTAGCCTTGTCCGCTGCTGTACCCGTAGTTGACGCCGATCGTCGTCAGCATCTGATCGGCCATCATGGCACCCGCAGCCCGCGTCGAGAGGGCCGTGATCGCCATCCCCTGCTGCATCATCTGATCGAACATCGGCTCAGCAACCGCCTGCATCTCCGCGGCATTCCCCGGCTCATAATCGAACACCACCAGCGATGGCCGGTTGACCGGAGCAGCCGCAATCAGGTTGACCAGTGGATCGAGCTCAAGCGGGACGGTCGCCGGCAGCGGGAAGGTCGGGATTCCCAGCACGGTCGGCAGGGCGGCTGCCGCCAGCAGGACCCCGGCCACCAGCCAGCGCACGATCGGCACCCGGCGGCGGCGCGGCCCGGCTGGGGACACCTCCCGCTGCTCTTCTTCCACCAGGCGGTGCATCAGTTCGGCCTGGGCGTACTGACGCTCGGTGACCTCGAGCATCGCCGGGGCCGCGCTTGCCGTGCGCGGGATCGCGACCACCGGCTCCGCCAGAAGCACGCCGCGCAGACCGGCCAGCGGGCCAGCCGCCTCGACGACCTGTTCTTCCTCCGGGCCGATTTCGACCGAGGAGCGGAACGCATCCACGGGACGCATGGCTTCGAGCCATGCAGGCAGCGTGGCCGGCGCCAGGTCCGGCTTGCCTTCGACGGCCGCCTCAGCCGCCGCTTCCGACCCCAGTTGGCCAAGCCACTCCGGCAGGGAGAGGGCCTCGGCCGAGAAGTCGTCTCCGGGCAGCTGGGGGCCGGAAAGGTCCTCGGCCCTCATCAAGGCAGGAACGTGCGGCATTCCCCTCCCACTCGGGGACGAACCGGTTGCCTCCGCCTCCAGCTGGCCCAACCAGTTGGGAGTCTGGCCCTCCCCCGATGCCCCGCGGGCCTGTCCGCTGTCAGCGGGGGAGACTCCGCTGGACGGCGGGCCTGCTTCCCGCAGCCCCAGCGTCGGGCGGCCGGCCCTCGGGCTCCCCGGCGGGTAGAACACCCCGCTGTCCGTGTCCTCAAGGTCCGGCAGTTGCAGAGGCGGCAGCGGTCGAGACTCCGGCTCCTGCAGGTGAGAGGCTGAAGACTCCGGGAGATCGGGAACGCCAAGCGGCAGATCGCTCCCCGAGGCCTGCTCCGCCTGGAGCTCACGAATCCGCGCCAGCCAATCCGGGACGCCATCGGCCTCGCTCCCCGCCGGCTGGCTGCCGGGGGTTTCTCGGGCGTCAGCCGAGGTCCCGTCGGTCAGACCCGCCTCCTGCACCCAGCTCGGCGGATCCCCGGCTGGGGGTCCTTTCTGCCAGGAGGCATCGGCGCCGCGGAGTTGTGAGAGCCAATCGGTGCTCGGCTGTGGGGGCGGGGCCTGCGGAGCCTCGCCCTCCGTCTCCCGCCGGATGCTTGCGAGCCAACCCGGCACCTCGCCCGGCGGCACAGCCTCGGGCGAGAGCCGGAAGCCGCACTCGTCACAGGCGACTGTGTCCGGAGCGTTGAGATGTCCGCAGTTGGGGCAGCGAAGATCGGCCAAGCTCAATCTCCGTAGGGCCGATCAGCGGCCAGCAGCACCCGCAGGCCCGCCGTAATCGATCCAAGTGCCACGCCCAGCAGCAGGCCACGCGCCCCGCCTACCGCCCACACCTCCGCCAACCAGGTTCGCAGAATCCCGAAGGGCTCCGCCAGCCCGGGCAAGATGAACCAGGGGACAGTGCCGAGGATGAACACGACGGCCGAGACAACGAAAACCAGGTTGAACGGGTTGGGTCGGCGGGCGATCAGCCGGTAGCCTGCGGCCGTCAGGCTGACGGCCAGCAGGGCGACCATCGTCGCCTCGACCGGTAACTGGACGTAGCGGAACAGCGAAACCACGGCGCGGTTGTCCACCCCAAAAAGCATCCCGAGGGCAAAGGTCACGACCAGCATGACGACCAAGAGCGCACTGTAGGCCCAGCCCTTCTGCTGGCCTCCGATCTTCCCCAGGTGGATCCCGATCAGGTTCAGCAGGCCGACCAGGAGAGCAGCCGCGCTCAGCAACACCGCCGTCCGCTTCAACCACTGGCTTGCCTCGCCCAGGTAGGGCAGGTCAAGGAAGTACGAAGCCAGGACGAGCGCCCCGGCCAGTCCAGCGACCGCCGCCAGCAAGATGGTTGAGGCGCTTCTCAAGGGATGACCCCGAAGGTCTTGAGCAACGTGCCAACCAGGACAACGGTGACGATCAGAACCCGCACCAGATCCTGCGTCCGCAGGCTGCCGCGGTGCATCAGTCCGACGTTCAAGTAGGCGCCGCCGGCGAAGACGTCTTCACCCACCAAAGGATTCTCGGCCGTGGCGAATAGCAGCGCCTGCGACTGCACATCTTGGGTGCCGCCGAGGGTGAAGGCCTGCTTGCGCTGTCCGACATCCGCCACCAGCGCTCCCTCCACACCGTAGCCTCCCACCATCAGATGCACCGACGCATCTTCATCGTTGAGCACAGCCGGGATACCCGCCGCGTAGGACAGCGGCGTGGCACCCACCAGTCTTCCGGAACTGGCATGGTAGCGATCGACCGCCCGCGCCCGGCGGTAGGCGGCGCGGATGCTGTCCTGCGCCAGGATGACCAGGGCGCCATCGGCGGCCGTCACCACCGGCGGCCGGTCACTCATGGTTGCGGCCTCGGCCACCCGGTTGAGCATCGACAGTCCCGCCAGCGCCGGCCCCGTCTCTCCCCCGAGCAGGGTGCCGGTCCCCAACGAGAAATGCACCCGCTCGCCTGCCTCGACCGCCCGTTCGGTGGCCACGCCCAGGGCATCGAAGGCGGGAATCGGCCGGAAGCGGGCAGGCCAACGACGCTCGACCAACGCCAAGGTGACCATCAGGAAGGCGAATGCCA
This genomic interval from Anaerolineales bacterium contains the following:
- a CDS encoding glutamate mutase L; its protein translation is MNTGVEAETMLAIDVGSVNTRASLFDVVDGRFRLVATGRAATTAAAPLLDISEGVRQAIDQIQSVTGRPLVDESENLIMPASSSGAGVDMFVATASAGPKVRAVLVGMMPGVSMQSLRRLADASYVEIVGEVLLTDRRREEERIDLIRSARPDLVLMAGGTDRGAGQSVLRIAESIGLALGMSQDEDRPQVVFAGNRLLGQAITEVFGPGVPVLHAPNIRPSLEVEDLSPARQRVSEAIAELRSSRINGLEELRQWSGGHMLLTADGFGRVLRYLGHIYDPRRGVLGVDVGASHVTLAASFGGSLHMTVRTDLGLGASLPGLLRHADLEDIQRWLPVEMPLGRVRDYIYNKSLRPGTVPAEKDELHLEFALARELLRVALVLGRPSWPKAVNRTGFLPPMERIVASGGVLSRTPRPGYAALALLDALQPTGVVTMVLDPYNLAPSLGAAMSTLPMASVQVLESGSFVSLGTVVSPVGRAKVGRPILHLRLERDDGEVTEGVIRYGQLTVVPMGPSLHGRLMLRPERGFDVGFGGPGKAGTLRVFGSSLGLVVDARGRPLPLPRDPERRRDLNHKWLWDIGAVE
- a CDS encoding zinc ribbon domain-containing protein, with the translated sequence MADLRCPNCGHLNAPDTVACDECGFRLSPEAVPPGEVPGWLASIRRETEGEAPQAPPPQPSTDWLSQLRGADASWQKGPPAGDPPSWVQEAGLTDGTSADARETPGSQPAGSEADGVPDWLARIRELQAEQASGSDLPLGVPDLPESSASHLQEPESRPLPPLQLPDLEDTDSGVFYPPGSPRAGRPTLGLREAGPPSSGVSPADSGQARGASGEGQTPNWLGQLEAEATGSSPSGRGMPHVPALMRAEDLSGPQLPGDDFSAEALSLPEWLGQLGSEAAAEAAVEGKPDLAPATLPAWLEAMRPVDAFRSSVEIGPEEEQVVEAAGPLAGLRGVLLAEPVVAIPRTASAAPAMLEVTERQYAQAELMHRLVEEEQREVSPAGPRRRRVPIVRWLVAGVLLAAAALPTVLGIPTFPLPATVPLELDPLVNLIAAAPVNRPSLVVFDYEPGNAAEMQAVAEPMFDQMMQQGMAITALSTRAAGAMMADQMLTTIGVNYGYSSGQGYVNLGYLPGGSTGIQLWCQNPLAVPVSGYALPTAPDGTQLKSPWQVPMLAGVDELADFGMVTVISANAESARSWIEQATPWLGATPLVVVITTGADPVIRPYYEAPNPQVDGMLSGLPAALSYSMRVGRPGAAFGLWNAFGLTSWAAAVLMVLGSVPAFVAWVETLRKARAPQR